From Enterococcus mundtii, the proteins below share one genomic window:
- a CDS encoding TIGR02678 family protein, which produces MKYDEKIKIAMNLLFSHFWILREHQPEEYALLKSVEKEICRLIKDRFGYAIRYTHEYIKLEKIPVVEKPWMGIQDFQQPMDYALFCCLLAFLEERRQAPYFLLSHICEDLLRLFPVKDMIDWQQFTCRKSLIRVLKKAATFHLIEERDGATEHFGQDETVEVLYYATNYGRMFMRPYPEDISSYKNIQELVPIDHKFLQQENAQRYLAYRQLFLEPSILRTDIDEQLLYYLRNQRKGIADFVANYTDLTYEIYKDFFQLTANNGTQSGVFPGTKMLDDLLLQLATFVRKRVVNKQLVPETTGIIRISFQEWAELIEVFYQEYHHGWSKEFREMKTTPVIGMELLTYGRQWALLYNDVDEVMILPQLARFSGVYNEDFSKEEVRNGE; this is translated from the coding sequence ATGAAGTATGATGAAAAAATCAAAATAGCCATGAATCTTCTTTTTAGTCATTTTTGGATTCTCCGAGAGCATCAACCAGAGGAGTACGCGTTGCTTAAAAGTGTTGAAAAAGAAATCTGTCGTTTAATCAAAGACCGTTTTGGTTATGCAATTCGCTATACGCATGAGTATATAAAATTAGAAAAAATACCGGTTGTAGAAAAACCTTGGATGGGTATACAAGACTTTCAGCAACCGATGGATTATGCCTTGTTTTGTTGCTTACTTGCTTTTTTGGAGGAACGGCGTCAGGCACCGTATTTTCTTTTAAGCCATATTTGTGAAGATTTACTTCGTTTATTTCCGGTCAAAGACATGATTGATTGGCAACAATTTACTTGTCGAAAATCGTTAATTCGAGTGTTGAAAAAAGCGGCTACCTTTCATTTGATTGAAGAACGTGATGGGGCAACAGAACATTTTGGTCAAGATGAAACCGTAGAAGTTTTGTATTATGCAACCAATTATGGTCGGATGTTCATGCGACCATATCCGGAAGACATCTCGAGCTATAAAAATATTCAGGAACTAGTCCCTATTGATCACAAATTTCTTCAACAAGAAAATGCTCAACGCTATCTTGCTTATCGGCAGTTGTTTTTAGAACCGAGTATTTTACGAACAGATATTGACGAACAGTTACTTTATTATTTGCGAAATCAACGTAAGGGCATTGCAGATTTTGTTGCGAATTACACAGATTTGACGTATGAAATTTACAAAGATTTCTTTCAGCTGACTGCGAATAATGGTACTCAATCAGGTGTTTTTCCTGGAACAAAAATGTTGGATGATCTGTTACTGCAATTAGCGACTTTCGTGCGTAAAAGAGTGGTAAATAAACAACTGGTACCTGAAACAACAGGAATCATCCGAATCAGTTTCCAAGAGTGGGCTGAATTAATTGAAGTATTTTATCAGGAATATCATCATGGTTGGTCAAAAGAATTTAGAGAAATGAAGACCACTCCTGTCATTGGAATGGAATTATTAACTTATGGGAGGCAATGGGCGTTGCTATATAATGACGTTGATGAAGTAATGATTCTGCCACAATTGGCTCGTTTTTCAGGGGTATACAACGAAGACTTCAGTAAAGAGGAGGTCCGCAATGGCGAATGA
- a CDS encoding TIGR02680 family protein, with product MANERWHLHRACIVNYWYFDEAYFEFSQGKLLLRGANGSGKSVTTASLLPLLLDGKTNPSRLDPFGSTSRKIEEYLLGEKDIARHDDRTGYLVLEYKFGEHDIYFTSGLGIRARRGKSLDRWYFILPENQRVGIDFPLWHDLGGNERRPYSEKELAGRLATGGRLTRKQAEYAEWINNYLFSFESMETFNQMIQLQLDIRKPKLSKDFAPTEIYRILEEALPQLKDEDLHEVSDSLENIETAKNQLDQAQQDLLELTELADVFEIYHRQVRGKYANYTLMMKKKEDEASRLFQKKSQQFLTSQQRLKEYEEQRNILANEIKIVTDKIQKLQHHDIFRLEKEQHQFLEEVQRKQKRIKRITEAMESDKTRHQKYQEELDRYELNLATFNKEQQKYLVELAEHVEGTGFMEHPQLVEDFNFSGYQMNMDYWKRQLREYREAFARILEEVRHLNQVKQQQVMIEKKLSELAKDYDRINYDLTHYQEMFQSELTKTEIALGQWQKSLPFSFSDADWQLMLHRLNTLFTETTTYEQVKEPLVNTHQQYELGQRRLIQEKSVMKQQVEKQLEDLQEELMNWRQRKLPEPQRRMAQVDDRKRLLVENKKFVSFYEIIDFFDEVPQIERNQIEAALLNSGMLDALVCEERLALENEQQLIPNPQMLVPTLADYLQPRVGGTDISEGYVIDLLQSIVLDTGDQTASAVNSDGSYNLGIYRGKTTNSPKSQYIGKESQKRFLKEKITEVEELISIKEIEIIEYSDFIQEIERNLEQTNQRFNDMPDDSELQDIQRDIREQQQLVYDNQQVAVRHQEMSKELNQQYKTIYLTIQTFQEKHEFIFSETFEEMERIRQQLSDYAATFDDLYEAFTKGRSLPDQINRQKEYLHDIQSRQLEAEEEMQEVSQQLTTLNYQLQTLAEQLAVEGIKEIRQEVKRSLSLQQKKEQELRNLNNDKIPYETSQIALLEKDVSENHMRRDFYQILYECWLETGKRENRRYQQEEQSLNEIVKHYRGEEELRKAATNLKRVQREKMVSLGQYSPELVECESTDFPESTHEWTDSLLSEAQLLQADSSNDLLYLIDEQNRRTSVQAICQQLSASIEEQEVFVDQEDHRLFEEILLNSIGNNIKGLISKTEQWVKKMNQILQNTKDENRLRLSIRWIAKIAESEQEMNTKDLVRILRQPSAMLTSEDLERMIRHFREKINYAKILRDKDEEEAGQSLHEVMKDVLDYRHWFKFLLEYQKDNEPKRELTNPRFYKLSGGEKAVAMYLPLFTAMYARFEDAKAEAPRIVCLDEAFAGVDELNIADLFGTLEDLGFDYLLNSQALWGDYDTVSSLNVYQLLRKANSTTVGMVRSHWNGKRQEMLGD from the coding sequence ATGGCGAATGAACGTTGGCATTTACATCGAGCGTGTATTGTAAACTATTGGTATTTTGATGAAGCATATTTTGAGTTTTCGCAAGGAAAGTTACTTTTGCGTGGAGCAAATGGTTCAGGAAAATCAGTGACTACGGCAAGCTTATTGCCTCTGCTATTGGATGGGAAGACGAATCCTTCACGATTGGATCCATTTGGTTCCACTTCGCGAAAAATTGAGGAATATCTTTTAGGTGAGAAAGATATCGCACGACATGATGACCGTACAGGCTATTTAGTTTTAGAGTATAAATTTGGCGAACACGACATTTATTTTACGAGTGGATTAGGTATTCGTGCCCGACGAGGAAAATCATTGGATCGTTGGTATTTTATTTTACCTGAGAATCAGCGAGTCGGTATCGATTTCCCATTGTGGCATGACCTAGGAGGTAATGAACGAAGGCCTTACTCTGAGAAAGAACTTGCTGGCCGTTTGGCAACTGGAGGGCGGTTGACAAGAAAGCAAGCGGAGTATGCTGAATGGATCAATAACTACTTATTTTCTTTTGAAAGTATGGAAACATTTAATCAGATGATCCAACTACAATTGGATATCCGTAAGCCTAAATTGTCGAAGGATTTTGCACCAACCGAGATCTATCGTATTCTAGAAGAAGCCTTGCCGCAATTAAAAGATGAAGATCTGCACGAAGTATCCGATAGTTTAGAAAATATAGAAACGGCAAAAAATCAATTAGACCAAGCACAACAAGATTTATTGGAATTAACGGAACTTGCAGATGTCTTTGAAATTTACCATCGACAAGTTCGAGGAAAGTATGCAAATTATACCTTGATGATGAAAAAAAAGGAAGATGAAGCAAGCCGGTTGTTCCAAAAGAAAAGTCAACAATTTCTAACATCTCAACAGAGGTTAAAAGAATATGAAGAACAGCGGAACATTTTAGCTAACGAGATCAAAATAGTCACAGATAAGATTCAAAAATTGCAGCATCATGATATTTTCCGACTTGAAAAAGAGCAACATCAATTTCTTGAAGAGGTGCAAAGGAAACAAAAGCGAATCAAGCGAATTACAGAGGCAATGGAGTCGGATAAAACGAGACACCAAAAATATCAAGAAGAGCTAGATCGTTATGAATTAAATCTGGCTACTTTCAATAAAGAGCAACAAAAATATTTAGTTGAACTAGCCGAGCATGTTGAGGGAACGGGCTTCATGGAACATCCACAACTAGTTGAAGATTTCAACTTTTCTGGTTATCAAATGAACATGGATTATTGGAAGCGCCAATTACGTGAATATCGTGAAGCATTTGCGAGAATACTTGAAGAAGTACGTCATTTGAATCAAGTCAAACAGCAACAAGTGATGATTGAAAAGAAACTCAGTGAACTAGCAAAAGACTATGATCGAATCAATTATGATTTAACGCATTATCAAGAAATGTTTCAATCGGAATTGACAAAGACCGAAATAGCCTTAGGTCAGTGGCAAAAGTCTCTGCCTTTTTCATTTTCTGATGCGGATTGGCAATTGATGTTGCATCGCTTGAACACTCTATTTACAGAGACCACTACTTATGAACAAGTCAAAGAACCACTGGTTAATACGCACCAACAGTATGAATTAGGACAACGTCGACTAATCCAAGAAAAATCAGTTATGAAACAGCAAGTAGAAAAGCAACTTGAAGACCTCCAAGAAGAATTAATGAACTGGCGGCAGAGAAAATTGCCTGAGCCACAGCGACGCATGGCACAAGTTGACGATCGTAAGCGACTGTTGGTGGAGAATAAGAAATTTGTATCATTTTATGAAATCATTGATTTTTTCGATGAAGTACCACAAATTGAGAGAAATCAAATCGAAGCTGCGTTGTTAAATAGTGGGATGTTAGACGCGCTAGTTTGTGAAGAAAGGTTAGCGTTAGAAAACGAACAACAATTGATCCCTAATCCCCAAATGCTTGTGCCGACGTTAGCGGATTATTTGCAGCCAAGAGTGGGAGGAACTGATATTTCAGAAGGCTATGTAATCGATCTTTTGCAATCGATCGTGTTAGACACAGGGGATCAAACGGCTTCTGCTGTTAATTCAGATGGATCATATAATCTAGGGATTTATCGTGGGAAAACGACAAATAGTCCGAAAAGTCAGTATATTGGGAAAGAAAGTCAGAAACGTTTTTTAAAAGAAAAAATAACTGAAGTGGAAGAATTGATTTCAATAAAGGAAATTGAAATCATAGAGTATAGTGATTTTATTCAGGAGATTGAAAGAAATCTTGAGCAAACAAACCAACGATTTAACGATATGCCAGATGATAGTGAACTGCAAGATATTCAACGAGATATCAGAGAGCAACAGCAATTAGTATATGATAATCAACAAGTAGCTGTTCGTCATCAGGAAATGTCTAAAGAGTTAAATCAACAGTATAAAACTATTTATTTGACCATTCAAACATTTCAAGAAAAGCATGAATTTATTTTTAGTGAAACATTTGAAGAGATGGAAAGGATTCGTCAACAATTAAGTGATTATGCAGCTACTTTTGATGACTTGTATGAGGCGTTTACAAAAGGGAGAAGCTTGCCGGATCAGATCAATCGACAAAAAGAATATCTCCATGATATTCAGAGTCGTCAGTTAGAAGCAGAAGAAGAAATGCAAGAAGTCAGCCAACAACTAACAACCTTGAATTATCAACTTCAAACGCTTGCTGAGCAACTAGCAGTCGAAGGGATAAAAGAGATTCGTCAAGAGGTCAAGCGCTCATTGTCATTACAACAAAAAAAAGAACAAGAATTACGAAATTTAAATAACGATAAAATCCCATACGAAACATCTCAAATTGCATTGTTAGAAAAAGATGTTTCAGAAAATCACATGAGAAGAGATTTTTATCAAATCTTATATGAATGTTGGTTGGAGACAGGGAAGAGAGAGAATCGACGCTATCAGCAAGAAGAACAATCACTCAACGAAATTGTTAAGCACTATCGCGGAGAAGAAGAGTTGAGAAAAGCTGCGACAAATCTGAAAAGAGTTCAGCGAGAAAAAATGGTTTCTTTAGGTCAATATAGTCCCGAACTTGTAGAATGTGAAAGCACTGATTTTCCTGAATCAACTCATGAATGGACAGATAGCTTATTGAGTGAAGCACAATTATTGCAAGCAGACAGTTCGAATGATCTTTTGTACTTGATTGATGAGCAAAATCGACGTACTTCTGTTCAAGCGATTTGTCAACAACTTAGCGCTTCAATCGAAGAACAAGAAGTGTTTGTGGATCAAGAGGATCACCGTTTGTTTGAAGAAATCCTGCTTAATTCCATCGGTAATAATATTAAGGGATTGATTTCAAAGACGGAGCAATGGGTGAAAAAAATGAATCAAATTCTCCAAAATACAAAAGATGAAAATCGCCTTCGATTATCTATCCGCTGGATAGCGAAGATTGCGGAGAGTGAGCAGGAGATGAATACGAAAGATTTAGTTCGTATTCTACGTCAGCCGTCAGCGATGTTGACATCGGAGGATCTAGAGCGGATGATTCGCCACTTCCGTGAAAAAATCAACTATGCAAAAATTCTTCGAGATAAAGATGAAGAGGAAGCAGGACAATCGTTACATGAAGTGATGAAGGATGTTTTAGATTATCGTCATTGGTTCAAATTTTTATTGGAGTACCAAAAAGACAATGAGCCGAAACGAGAATTGACGAATCCACGTTTTTATAAATTGAGTGGTGGCGAAAAAGCTGTAGCAATGTATTTACCTTTATTTACAGCCATGTATGCTCGGTTTGAGGATGCAAAAGCTGAAGCTCCCCGGATTGTTTGCTTAGATGAAGCGTTTGCTGGGGTAGATGAATTAAATATTGCGGATCTATTCGGTACATTGGAGGATTTAGGTTTTGACTATTTGTTGAATTCGCAAGCATTGTGGGGGGATTATGATACTGTCTCATCTCTCAATGTGTATCAATTGTTAAGAAAAGCCAATAGTACAACAGTAGGAATGGTACGAAGTCATTGGAATGGTAAGCGGCAAGAAATGCTAGGTGATTAA